From one Humulus lupulus chromosome 8, drHumLupu1.1, whole genome shotgun sequence genomic stretch:
- the LOC133796931 gene encoding probable receptor-like protein kinase At5g20050 — protein sequence MEDKAANIVAVSTVLSVLILIIVTGIALHLSKAFFLICGAGISVIIAVFIWLIIRHNYNRSRKQLESKHVTEGRELRIEYSFLRKVAGVPTKFRFKEIEEATDNFQALLGRGGSATVFKGILADGTAVAVKCIDSGGSDKVDRGEKEFRSEVAAIASVQHVNLVRLLGYCTVPGRGPRYLVYDFIANGSLDGWIFPPREEGTNHPNRNINRRSNRRVGCLCWDLRYRVARDVAKALAYLHHDCRSRVLHLDVKPENILLDESFHAIVADFGLSRLMGKDESQILTTIRGTRGYLAPEWILEHGISEKSDVYSYGMVLIEMIGGRRNTVSRPAVGRKKENSSGSKKWEYFPKILNEKMRQGKIMEVVDRRLMAENGGRGVDEKELMRLAYVALWCIQERARVRPSMAQVLEMLEGRVAVEEPPDTKMVVVDLLSIDDDDPTAPHLAAFSVRDKSNHNTTSSIYSSAMSVLSCGR from the coding sequence ATGGAGGACAAGGCAGCTAACATAGTAGCTGTTTCAACAGTGCTCTCTGTACTCATCTTGATCATCGTAACTGGAATCGCTCTCCATTTATCCAAGGCCTTCTTTCTCATCTGCGGCGCTGGTATTTCCGTAATTATTGCTGTCTTTATATGGCTCATAATCAGACACAATTACAACCGAAGTCGGAAGCAGCTAGAATCGAAACACGTCACCGAAGGTCGAGAGCTCCGGATCGAGTACAGTTTCCTCCGTAAAGTCGCCGGGGTCCCCACCAAATTTCGGTTCAAGGAGATTGAAGAAGCCACCGATAATTTTCAGGCATTGCTAGGTAGAGGCGGCTCCGCGACAGTCTTCAAAGGCATCCTCGCCGACGGCACTGCCGTCGCGGTCAAATGCATCGACAGCGGTGGCAGCGATAAGGTCGATCGCGGCGAGAAGGAGTTCCGGTCCGAAGTCGCCGCCATCGCTAGCGTCCAACACGTAAACTTAGTCCGCCTCCTCGGCTACTGCACAGTCCCCGGCCGTGGGCCTCGGTACCTAGTCTACGATTTCATTGCCAATGGATCCTTGGACGGTTGGATCTTCCCGCCCCGGGAGGAAGGCACTAACCACCCAAATAGAAATATTAACCGCCGCTCCAACCGCCGAGTAGGTTGCCTGTGTTGGGACTTAAGGTACAGAGTTGCCCGAGATGTGGCGAAAGCGCTGGCCTACCTCCACCACGACTGCCGATCTAGGGTTTTGCATCTCGACGTGAAGCCGGAGAATATTCTACTGGACGAGAGTTTTCACGCAATCGTCGCTGATTTTGGGCTCTCTAGGCTTATGGGGAAGGACGAGAGTCAAATCTTGACGACAATACGAGGAACAAGAGGTTACCTAGCTCCAGAGTGGATCCTCGAACATGGGATATCGGAAAAGTCCGATGTTTATAGCTACGGAATGGTTTTAATAGAGATGATCGGTGGTCGTAGGAACACCGTTAGTCGTCCCGCCGTTGGTAGGAAAAAAGAAAATTCGTCTGGCAGTAAAAAATGGGAGTACTTCCCCAAGATTTTGAACGAGAAGATGAGGCAAGGGAAGATTATGGAAGTTGTTGACCGGCGACTGATGGCGGAGAACGGCGGCCGCGGCGTGGATGAGAAGGAGCTGATGAGATTGGCTTATGTGGCCTTGTGGTGCATACAAGAACGGGCCAGGGTGCGGCCCAGTATGGCCCAAGTATTGGAGATGTTAGAGGGCAGAGTGGCGGTGGAAGAACCGCCAGATACGAAAATGGTGGTCGTTGACTTGTTGTCCATCGATGATGATGATCCAACGGCACCGCATCTAGCTGCTTTTAGTGTACGTGATAAAAGTAATCATAATACGACGTCGTCAATCTACTCCTCCGCAATGTCAGTGTTATCTTGTGGGCGGTAG
- the LOC133793727 gene encoding uncharacterized protein LOC133793727: MLGTLVSMLCPGHYLDFADVPQQFKDQVLDRMRYYYNIDGHPQRESVLATLNKEMGERYRERKNYRHRHFKNHYAGPEDLENVLSKPPNHCTKEAWQLICEMFLSERFLARSAKNQANRRQMKYVTTQGTKSLAAKRHEYVSEDVNLIL, encoded by the exons atgttgggaaCTCTAGTTTCCATGTTGTGTCCGgggcattatttggattttgctgatgtacctcaacagtttaaggatcaagtgcttgatcgtatgagg tattactataatatagacggtcatccacaacgtgagtcagttctggcaactctcaacaaggagatgggggaaagatatcgcgagagaaagaactatagacatagacacttcaaaaatcattatgctggaccagaagatttggagaatgtcctctctaagccacctaaccattgcactaaggaggcttggcagcttatttgtgaaatgtttttgagcgaaagatttttggctcgttccgctaaaaatcaagcaaacagaagacaaatgaagtatgtaacaacacaaggcacaaagtcgttggcagctaagcgtcacgaatatgtaagtgaagatgttaatttaattttataa